AGAGTTGCCGGAAGATGCTTTGCCTCGCGAACCGGATTCTGGCTCGTCGCATGAAAATATCCACGCAATACGCATCCACCGCGCGCTCCCGATGCACTAACGGAGAGAGAGACCTCGCCCGATACGATCAATGCTGATGGCGCAATGCAATGGGTCTTGAATTACGCCGCTACAGCCATTGACTAAAACCACGACGACCAGACGGGCGAGGGGACAAAAAGTTGTGCTTTGGGGAAACGCCGCCGTCTCCGCTGGACGGGTGACGGCAGGAATCGAGAAGCGTGGATGCCTTTTTGGGGATGCGAACCGCGGTGAACAATAACCTGTTATTTGCCATTGCAACCGACGACCGGCTGCTTCGACGGACTGTTTCTGAAACCTTTACCGGAGAAGGAGTCGTCATCGAGCCGTTCCCGAGTGAACTCGATTTGCTGCGCGCAATGCGTGCGAACCGTTATGACCTGGTGCTGATCGACGCCAGGACCGATCCGACGCCAACCAGCGCGTTGCTGTCGTGGCGCGACTGCAACGCCGACGTGTGCACGCCGGTGATCGTACTGACGCACCATTCGAGCTGGTCGGGACTGTTGCGCTGGATCGACGCGGGGGCGACCGACGTCGTGAATCGCTTCGACATCGAGCAGATCCGCTTTCGCGTCCATCTGGCGTTGCAGCGGCGCTTTTCCGATACCGTCACGCATCAGATCCAGATCGGCCGTTACGTGCTTCAGCGGGATCTCGGTCTCGCGACGATCGACGGCGTCGAGATTCCGCTGACAGCGCGCGAGTTCTCGATCGCCTGGATGTTCTTTTCGAACCCCGGAAAATTTCTTAGCCGCGCGCAGATCGCTGCCGGCGTTTGGGGTGCGACGGAGCAGATCGCTGCGCGCACGCTGGAGCAGCACATCTACAAGCTGCGCAAGAAACTGCAGCTATCGCGCACCGCCGAGTTGAATCTCAAGACCGTGTATGCGCTCGGCTACAAGCTGGATGTCGCTCAGGCGGCGCAGTCCTGCTTCGACGCCGACGCGCGAGCGGGGTTCGATACGCCGCCGGTGAGTTTGGGGCAGGGCGCTACGCGGCGCGGTGGCGACGGTACGTTGTCCGATCGCGCTTGCGATTCATCGGCGCAGTTCGTCGTGACGCTGGCGTAGCAGCCCTCCGCTTGCGTGGCGACCCGCCCGTCGAGGCGGCCGGCGCTGGCGGGCCATCGCGTCACGACGCATGACGCGAACGGCCCGCGCTCACGCGCTCAGGCGGCGTCCTCGTCCTCCTCGCGCGCCTCAGCCCGGCGTTCCTGCTGATCCTGGAAGATCTGCATCATCACCTGCGTGCCGAAGGCCTGGATCGCCGCATCCAGATCGGCCGGGCTGCCTCCCTGGTCGTCTTTCTTGTCCTTGTTCTTCGTGTCCTTGTCGTCCGTCTTGTGGGTCGAGGGACTGCTGGTCGTGCTGTGACTATGGCTGACTTGCGTCATTTCATTCTCCATTAAAAAGAAGGTTCATGCGCGGATCCATACGTAGTCGCCACGGGCGAGGTTTTCGAACATGTCGTCGCGAGCGACGAAGATGTTGTCCCGCCAGTAGCGCCCGTGCTCGACATAGTGCTCGATCAGCTCGAGCATCCACTGCCCTGTGATTTCCTCGCTCAACGCCACGCGCGCGATCAGGACGATCGCGCCGGTATCCGCCTCCAAACCGAGTTGCGCCTGGTCCTGCGCATAGACGGCGAGATTCGCCTCCAGCAACAGGCGAAACACGCGCAACGTGCGCCCCGCCGTGACGATGCCGAACTGGAACGTCAT
This genomic stretch from Paraburkholderia caffeinilytica harbors:
- a CDS encoding response regulator transcription factor; the encoded protein is MDAFLGMRTAVNNNLLFAIATDDRLLRRTVSETFTGEGVVIEPFPSELDLLRAMRANRYDLVLIDARTDPTPTSALLSWRDCNADVCTPVIVLTHHSSWSGLLRWIDAGATDVVNRFDIEQIRFRVHLALQRRFSDTVTHQIQIGRYVLQRDLGLATIDGVEIPLTAREFSIAWMFFSNPGKFLSRAQIAAGVWGATEQIAARTLEQHIYKLRKKLQLSRTAELNLKTVYALGYKLDVAQAAQSCFDADARAGFDTPPVSLGQGATRRGGDGTLSDRACDSSAQFVVTLA
- a CDS encoding CesT family type III secretion system chaperone, translating into MSIERRDELIREICELRDMPAPDAVLERGVLEIDGFDAAIDHFEEDPDALYMTFQFGIVTAGRTLRVFRLLLEANLAVYAQDQAQLGLEADTGAIVLIARVALSEEITGQWMLELIEHYVEHGRYWRDNIFVARDDMFENLARGDYVWIRA